A stretch of DNA from Barnesiella propionica:
TGTCTACTAACCCTGTAATCGATATTGACGACGTAGAAAATCAGGCCGTGCACATAGTGAAAGGAAATAATTTTACATATACGTTGCCCGATAATGATACCTATTATTTTGCCGTGACCGCCTTTGATAATGGGTACTATGAGAGTGAAATTTCAGACATTGTAAAAGTATCGGCTTCTTTGGGAACAATAGATGCCGATCTTAAGCCGGTTAAGTTTATAGTGTCCGGAGACTGGTTGAAAGTTGAATCTGAAAATACCGTGGTATCTGTAAGTATTTATGCTTTGAGCGGTACTCAGGTCGCATATAGTGGTTCTTCGGAAGTTAATGTTGCTCGTTTAAACCGTGGTGCTTATATTGTAGTCGCCGTTTTGGACGATGGAAAAGTTATCAAATATAAAATGATGAAATAATTATTGTATGTCGAGATAAGGAAACTCCCGGAGAATCATATTCCCGGGAGTTTCTTGTTGAAGGCAGGAAAAGGCGAGTTTTATTGTTCCGGCAAAAGAAAAAATGTTTATCTTTGCGTATTAAAAGAATTATATTTATATGGAAATAAAAGGAAAGATTATACACGTTTTGCCCTTGCAAAGCGGTATTTCAAAGGCTGGTAACTCCTGGAAGAAACAAGAATATGTATTGGAAACGGAAGAGCAATATCCCCGGAAAGTTTGTTTTAATATTTTTGGAGACAAAGTAGATCAGTTTCCGGCGGCGATAGGCGATGACGTAGTAGTAAGCTTCGATTTGGAAAGCCGGGAATTCAACGGGCGGTGGTATACCGATGTGCGTGCTTGGAAAATCGAAAAAACAGCCGGGATGGCTCAGGGAGGAGATATGCCTCCTATACCGAATGATATAGCTCCATTCCCTCCCGCATCAGATGCTGCTTTCGGGCCGTCTTCGAATGATGACTTACCTTTCTAACGGATAAAAAATAAGATATGAAAGCCGGAGTTAGCAGAACGCAAACTTCGGCTTTCATATCTAAAAATATGTTGTAAAATATCCTTTTCCGGTAACCGCTGAATCATACTTTTTTTTATCTTTACATTATCTCTAATAACTTAAAAAATTAAAGTTATGATTATCGGTATACCCAAAGAGATTAAAAACAATGAGAACAGGGTTTCTCTTACTCCGGCCGGAGCACAGGAGTTGGTAAAAAGAGGTCATACGGTTTATGTACAAACCGGGGCAGGTGTTAACAGCGGTTTTCCCGACGAAGTATATGTAAAGGTCGGAGCCAAAATTCTGGCGGCTATAGAAGACGTTTATGCAATTGCGGAGATGATCATAAAAGTAAAAGAGCCGATAGAAAATGAATA
This window harbors:
- a CDS encoding DUF3127 domain-containing protein; protein product: MEIKGKIIHVLPLQSGISKAGNSWKKQEYVLETEEQYPRKVCFNIFGDKVDQFPAAIGDDVVVSFDLESREFNGRWYTDVRAWKIEKTAGMAQGGDMPPIPNDIAPFPPASDAAFGPSSNDDLPF